In the Holophagales bacterium genome, one interval contains:
- a CDS encoding alpha/beta hydrolase, whose protein sequence is MRRALPALALAALFAAFFAAGSFFADPIGLVASAAALRFRSAGALSTLVPGPGGARLHAWELGPRSAEVPVVLLHGLGAASHYWVNTAIDLARSGRTVIVPDAPGSGKSAPPAPGSGWGIPGRVAAVSALLDALRFRKVDLVGHSLGGWTAGAFALAEPHRVRRLVLVDSAGFTKLDPDAERALRQSLTPGDRAGARRLYDLLFLRKPVPAWGFLVDALGRTYRQENVAATVAALEEKDGLLGRESLFPPGTVFIHGARDAVCLLSDAREAFALVPKGRLFVVRGTGHDVPLEAPRLFHETLRRALEERRPE, encoded by the coding sequence GTGAGGCGGGCGCTCCCGGCCCTGGCCCTGGCCGCGCTCTTCGCCGCCTTCTTCGCCGCCGGCTCCTTCTTCGCCGACCCGATCGGCCTCGTCGCCTCCGCCGCGGCCCTGCGCTTCCGGTCGGCCGGGGCGCTCTCGACGCTCGTTCCCGGCCCCGGCGGCGCGCGCCTGCACGCCTGGGAGCTGGGTCCGCGGTCGGCCGAGGTGCCGGTCGTCCTCCTCCACGGCCTCGGCGCCGCCTCGCACTACTGGGTGAACACGGCGATCGACCTGGCGCGCTCGGGGCGGACGGTCATCGTCCCGGACGCCCCCGGCTCGGGGAAGAGCGCCCCCCCCGCGCCCGGGAGCGGCTGGGGAATCCCGGGCCGCGTCGCCGCCGTGTCGGCGCTTCTCGACGCCCTGCGATTCCGGAAGGTCGACCTGGTCGGCCACTCCCTCGGCGGCTGGACCGCCGGGGCGTTCGCCCTCGCCGAGCCGCACCGGGTCAGGCGTCTCGTCCTCGTCGACTCGGCCGGTTTCACGAAGCTCGATCCGGACGCGGAGCGCGCGCTGCGGCAAAGCCTGACGCCCGGGGACCGCGCGGGAGCCCGGCGTCTCTACGATCTCCTCTTCCTGCGCAAGCCGGTCCCGGCCTGGGGGTTCCTCGTCGACGCCCTCGGCCGCACCTACCGCCAGGAGAACGTCGCTGCGACCGTGGCGGCCCTCGAGGAGAAGGACGGCCTCCTCGGTCGCGAGTCTCTCTTCCCGCCCGGGACCGTCTTCATCCACGGAGCCCGGGACGCGGTCTGCCTCCTCTCCGACGCCCGGGAGGCGTTCGCGCTGGTGCCGAAGGGAAGGCTCTTCGTCGTCCGCGGGACCGGGCACGACGTCCCCCTCGAGGCTCCGCGTCTCTTTCACGAGACGCTCCGCCGCGCGCTCGAGGAGCGCCGGCCGGAGTAG
- the tsaD gene encoding tRNA (adenosine(37)-N6)-threonylcarbamoyltransferase complex transferase subunit TsaD, translated as MSLVLGLETSCDETSVALLGEDGAIAASVVSSQIDMHHRYGGVVPEIAARAHLTNLPLLLDEAFERAGARLEDVGLVVATAGPGLVGALLVGLAEGRGIALGLGVPFVPGHHIEGHALSPFLDRGGAPARAIPSRFAALVVSGGHSHVFSFAPEGISLLARTRDDAAGEAYDKVAKMAGLGYPGGPVVDRLARTGRVVEPFAVPRFKGGSVDLSFSGLKTAVRDRLAALGYAPNTGVALRGPALAEEDAPPALRDLLAAFQEVVVAQLEDRLDRLLAAAPFALLTVSGGVAANELLRERLAAWGPRRGVEVLLAPRALTGDNAAMVAFAGLLRHRAGVPHEGSSGPARSRWPLESLPWALPGAPRPID; from the coding sequence GTGAGCCTCGTCCTCGGCCTCGAGACCTCCTGCGACGAGACCTCCGTCGCTCTCCTCGGGGAGGACGGGGCGATCGCCGCGTCCGTCGTCTCCTCCCAGATCGACATGCACCACCGCTACGGCGGCGTCGTTCCGGAGATCGCGGCCCGGGCCCACCTGACGAACCTCCCGCTGCTCCTGGACGAGGCGTTCGAACGGGCCGGCGCCCGGCTCGAGGACGTCGGCCTCGTCGTCGCGACGGCCGGCCCCGGCCTCGTCGGCGCACTCCTCGTCGGGCTCGCCGAGGGGAGGGGAATCGCGCTCGGTCTCGGCGTCCCGTTCGTCCCGGGCCACCACATCGAAGGGCACGCGCTCTCCCCGTTCCTGGACCGCGGAGGGGCCCCGGCGAGGGCGATCCCGTCCCGCTTCGCGGCGCTCGTCGTCTCGGGAGGGCACTCCCACGTCTTCTCGTTCGCCCCCGAGGGAATCTCCCTTCTCGCCCGGACGCGGGACGACGCCGCGGGCGAGGCCTACGACAAGGTGGCGAAGATGGCGGGGCTCGGCTACCCCGGCGGGCCCGTGGTCGACCGGCTCGCGAGGACCGGCCGGGTCGTCGAGCCGTTCGCCGTGCCGCGGTTCAAGGGGGGCTCCGTCGACCTCTCCTTCTCGGGCCTGAAGACGGCCGTTCGGGACCGCCTCGCCGCGCTCGGCTACGCCCCGAACACGGGCGTCGCCCTCAGGGGCCCGGCCCTCGCCGAGGAGGACGCACCGCCGGCCCTCCGGGACCTCCTCGCCGCATTCCAGGAGGTCGTCGTCGCCCAGCTCGAGGACCGCCTCGACCGCCTCCTCGCGGCGGCGCCCTTCGCGCTCCTGACCGTGTCCGGTGGCGTCGCGGCGAACGAGCTCCTGCGCGAGCGGCTCGCCGCCTGGGGTCCGCGGCGCGGCGTCGAGGTCCTCCTCGCCCCGCGCGCCCTCACCGGAGACAACGCCGCGATGGTCGCCTTCGCCGGTCTCCTGCGTCACCGGGCGGGCGTGCCGCACGAGGGGTCTTCCGGTCCCGCACGCTCGCGCTGGCCGCTGGAGAGCCTGCCGTGGGCGCTCCCCGGGGCGCCGCGCCCGATCGACTAG
- the pyrF gene encoding orotidine-5'-phosphate decarboxylase: MPDGRQRIAVALDASERGRILELARLVAPESGVLKIGLEAFCAHGPSLVAEVAAIAPVFLDLKLHDIPNTVGGAAAAAARTGASILNVHAGGGREMMRVAGERAREAASAAGRTAPKVIAVTVLTSLDAAALAEVGFEGSPGTVALRLAVLAKESGLDGVVCSPEEIAAIRAACGPEFLLVVPGIRPAGSAAADQKRIATPGSAATAGADLLVIGRPITGAADPAAAAREIAREIAIGLAGRS; encoded by the coding sequence ATGCCTGACGGCCGGCAGCGGATCGCCGTGGCCCTCGACGCCTCCGAGAGGGGCCGGATCCTGGAGCTGGCGCGCCTGGTCGCACCGGAGTCGGGCGTTCTCAAGATCGGCCTCGAGGCGTTCTGCGCCCACGGCCCCTCCCTCGTGGCCGAGGTGGCCGCGATCGCGCCGGTCTTCCTCGACCTGAAGCTCCACGACATCCCGAACACGGTCGGCGGCGCCGCGGCCGCGGCCGCGCGGACGGGAGCCTCGATCCTGAACGTCCACGCCGGCGGGGGACGCGAGATGATGCGCGTCGCGGGAGAGAGGGCTCGCGAAGCCGCTTCGGCGGCCGGCCGGACCGCCCCGAAGGTGATCGCCGTGACGGTCCTGACGTCGCTCGACGCCGCGGCCCTCGCCGAGGTCGGCTTCGAGGGATCCCCGGGGACGGTGGCTCTGCGGCTCGCGGTCCTGGCGAAGGAATCGGGGCTCGACGGTGTCGTCTGTTCCCCCGAGGAGATCGCCGCCATCCGCGCCGCGTGCGGTCCGGAGTTCCTCCTCGTCGTGCCCGGCATCCGGCCCGCGGGGAGCGCCGCCGCCGACCAGAAGCGGATCGCGACGCCCGGCTCCGCTGCGACGGCAGGGGCCGACCTCCTCGTGATCGGGCGCCCGATCACGGGCGCGGCCGACCCCGCGGCCGCCGCGCGCGAGATCGCGCGCGAGATCGCCATCGGTCTCGCCGGCCGAAGCTAG
- the lepB gene encoding signal peptidase I, whose product MTPEDGVGGLRPAVRRSRGLVLLREYVEAVLVAVIFALFVKAFLFEAYQIPSGSMEQNLLVGDHVVVDKLVWAPRGLPWGPILPRREILRGDVVVFRGPEDPDRDFVKRAVAFGGESVEIRAKRLRVNGVERDEPYVVHRDPALLTGRVVPASLRGRDELAPRTLPAGTFFALGDNRDESRDSRSWGPVSRHLVKGRALLVYWSVRPPPEPFAGRGAAVRRVLDGAIHFFSRTRWERTMHVVR is encoded by the coding sequence GTGACTCCCGAAGACGGCGTCGGCGGGTTGCGTCCGGCAGTCCGGCGGTCGCGCGGCCTCGTCCTGCTCCGCGAGTACGTCGAGGCGGTCCTCGTCGCGGTCATCTTCGCGCTCTTCGTCAAGGCGTTCCTCTTCGAGGCGTACCAGATCCCCAGCGGCTCGATGGAGCAGAACCTCCTCGTCGGCGACCACGTCGTCGTCGACAAGCTCGTCTGGGCGCCCCGCGGGCTGCCCTGGGGGCCGATCCTGCCGCGCCGGGAGATCCTCCGCGGCGACGTCGTCGTGTTCCGTGGTCCCGAGGACCCGGACCGCGATTTCGTCAAGAGAGCGGTCGCCTTCGGCGGGGAGTCGGTCGAGATCCGTGCCAAGCGGCTCCGGGTGAACGGGGTCGAGAGGGACGAGCCCTACGTCGTCCACCGGGACCCGGCGCTCCTGACCGGCCGCGTCGTCCCTGCGTCCCTTCGGGGGCGCGACGAGCTGGCCCCCCGGACCCTCCCCGCCGGAACGTTCTTCGCTCTCGGCGACAACCGGGACGAATCGAGGGATTCCCGGTCCTGGGGGCCCGTTTCGCGGCACCTCGTCAAGGGACGGGCGCTCCTGGTCTACTGGTCGGTGCGGCCCCCGCCGGAGCCGTTCGCCGGCCGGGGAGCCGCCGTACGCCGGGTGCTCGACGGCGCGATACACTTTTTCTCGAGGACCCGCTGGGAGCGGACGATGCACGTCGTCCGGTAG
- the lepA gene encoding elongation factor 4, which yields MPDPSRIRNFSIVAHIDHGKTTLSDRILEITGALTAREMREQVLDDNPIEKERGITIKARAVSLNYKSEDGQAWVLNLIDTPGHVDFTYEVSRSLAACEGAVLVVDATQGVEAQTLANAYLAIHGNLTIIPCINKVDLPSAVPEMAREQIEEVIGIPAQHAVLTSGKAGTGVRELLEQIVHDIPAPEGSPEGPLRALLFDSWFDVYRGVTCLVRVKDGAIRAGMKVKMLGMDLVSEVQEVGIFTPKQQVVPELTVGMVGYVIAGIKDLHSTKIGDTMTESERPATQALPGFLDVKPMVFASVFPTESDDYEDLRDAMEKLRLNDASFTFEPESSTALGFGFRCGYLGLLHLEIIQERLEREFDLSLITTAPSVPYRITTTRGEVVEISNPVKLPETQLIEVIEEPRILATIITKDEYLGGILALCEERRGRQVSLEYAGTQRAVLKYDLPLNEVILDFYDKLKSVSRGYASFDYHLTGYAAADLVKLDVLINGEPVDALAFIVHRDKSAPKARSLVEKMKEMIPPQMFEVIIQAAIGAKILARSTVRALRKNVLAKCYGGDITRKRKLLEKQKEGKKRMKKVGRVDLPQEAFLAVLKVD from the coding sequence ATGCCCGACCCCTCCCGCATCCGCAACTTCTCGATCGTCGCCCACATCGACCATGGGAAGACGACCCTCTCCGACCGGATCCTCGAGATCACCGGCGCGCTGACCGCGCGGGAAATGCGCGAGCAGGTCCTCGACGACAACCCGATCGAGAAGGAGCGCGGCATCACGATCAAGGCCCGCGCGGTCTCGCTCAACTACAAGAGCGAGGACGGGCAGGCCTGGGTCCTCAACCTGATCGACACGCCCGGCCACGTCGACTTCACCTACGAGGTCTCCCGGTCGCTGGCGGCGTGCGAGGGGGCGGTCCTCGTCGTCGACGCGACGCAGGGAGTCGAGGCGCAGACCCTCGCAAACGCCTACCTCGCGATCCACGGCAACCTGACGATCATCCCCTGCATCAACAAGGTCGACCTCCCGAGCGCGGTCCCCGAGATGGCCCGCGAGCAGATCGAGGAGGTCATCGGGATCCCGGCGCAGCACGCCGTCCTCACGTCCGGAAAGGCCGGCACCGGCGTCCGCGAGCTCCTCGAGCAGATCGTCCACGACATCCCGGCACCGGAGGGCAGCCCCGAGGGGCCGCTGCGCGCGCTCCTCTTCGACTCCTGGTTCGACGTCTACCGCGGCGTCACCTGCCTCGTGCGCGTCAAGGACGGGGCGATCCGGGCGGGGATGAAGGTGAAGATGCTCGGTATGGACCTCGTCTCGGAGGTCCAGGAGGTCGGCATCTTCACGCCGAAACAGCAGGTCGTCCCCGAGCTGACGGTCGGCATGGTCGGCTACGTCATCGCCGGCATCAAGGACCTCCACTCCACGAAGATCGGCGACACGATGACGGAGTCCGAGCGCCCCGCGACGCAGGCGCTCCCCGGCTTCCTCGACGTCAAGCCGATGGTCTTCGCGTCGGTCTTCCCGACCGAGTCGGACGACTACGAGGACCTGCGCGACGCGATGGAGAAGCTCCGGCTGAACGACGCCTCCTTCACGTTCGAGCCGGAGTCGTCGACCGCCCTGGGCTTCGGCTTCCGCTGCGGCTACCTCGGGCTCCTCCACCTCGAGATCATCCAGGAGCGGCTGGAGCGCGAGTTCGACCTGTCGCTCATCACGACCGCCCCGTCGGTCCCCTACCGGATCACGACGACACGCGGCGAGGTCGTCGAGATCTCGAACCCCGTGAAGCTCCCCGAGACGCAGCTCATCGAGGTGATCGAGGAGCCGCGGATCCTGGCGACGATCATCACGAAGGACGAGTACCTCGGGGGAATCCTCGCGCTCTGCGAGGAGCGCCGCGGCCGGCAGGTCTCGCTCGAGTACGCCGGCACGCAGCGCGCCGTCCTGAAGTACGACCTCCCGCTGAACGAGGTCATCCTCGACTTCTACGACAAGCTCAAGTCGGTCTCCCGAGGCTACGCCTCGTTCGACTACCACCTGACCGGCTACGCCGCGGCCGACCTCGTGAAGCTCGACGTCCTCATCAACGGGGAGCCCGTCGACGCGCTCGCCTTCATCGTCCACCGCGACAAGTCGGCGCCCAAGGCGCGCTCCCTCGTCGAGAAGATGAAGGAGATGATCCCTCCCCAGATGTTCGAGGTGATCATCCAGGCGGCGATCGGGGCGAAGATCCTGGCCCGGTCGACGGTGAGGGCGCTGCGCAAGAACGTCCTGGCCAAGTGCTACGGCGGCGACATCACCCGCAAGCGCAAGCTCCTCGAGAAGCAGAAGGAAGGGAAGAAGCGGATGAAGAAGGTCGGGCGCGTCGACCTCCCGCAGGAGGCCTTCCTGGCGGTCCTGAAGGTCGACTGA
- a CDS encoding alkaline phosphatase family protein — translation MSEALRRSHPALLGAIAGVAFGNVLLALNPQLLAPVPVLRLLAGCGLAGALVLVPFGFFVKEPGSPSPGFWGASALLLLLLAAFAEEQRRIHYLFLGNDTRRILVGVSIAGAVSALALLFAARARPRGRTATALLLCPVALLSAVPFLGRRSPERGPLASPQVIPRTATRSLLVVGLEGVSWELLSRAVSEGTLPVFARLLEEGAGGPLGTLVPHDRAALWTTAATGKFPRKHGVVSGNPVRTPVGVLRLRPRLPGLAGPFPLPFARPLPLPGSTPGRRSLAFWEVLAQRRHEAAVLGWPASGPPREGLVLWATEEFFGGGAPESSALPAAPAARARLLLLDAGNLDRSLARALEPAGLPEEERRRAGAGDGAARDLGIVGATLAAVPTGPGSVSALVLSGLAGPARVWGPSADPRRYFGPLRRDADLAEKALLAYYRFLDDTLGDLLEREGRDRTLCVFSPSGFGPAPPLSALVDLLGGSAPAASPDAGDDGFLVFWGSGIRANVRLTSADIVDLAPTLLVLAGEPIARDMDGRVLAEAFDERFTQGTSIPVVTTFEPGGPQ, via the coding sequence ATGAGCGAGGCCCTCCGCCGCAGCCACCCCGCGCTCCTCGGCGCGATCGCGGGCGTCGCCTTCGGGAACGTCCTTCTCGCTCTGAACCCGCAGCTGCTGGCCCCGGTCCCGGTGCTGAGGCTCCTCGCCGGCTGCGGCCTCGCCGGCGCGCTCGTCCTCGTCCCGTTCGGCTTCTTCGTGAAGGAGCCGGGGTCTCCCTCTCCCGGGTTCTGGGGAGCGTCGGCGCTCCTCCTCCTCCTCCTCGCCGCCTTCGCAGAGGAGCAGCGGCGGATCCACTACCTCTTCCTCGGTAACGACACCCGCAGGATCCTCGTCGGCGTCTCGATCGCCGGGGCCGTTTCGGCGCTCGCCCTTCTCTTCGCCGCGCGGGCCCGTCCGCGGGGGCGCACGGCGACCGCGCTCCTCCTCTGTCCGGTCGCGCTCCTGTCGGCCGTGCCGTTCCTCGGGCGCCGCAGTCCGGAGCGAGGGCCCCTCGCGTCCCCGCAGGTGATCCCGAGGACCGCGACGCGAAGCCTCCTCGTCGTCGGCCTCGAGGGTGTCTCCTGGGAGCTGCTCTCCCGCGCCGTCTCCGAAGGAACGCTCCCCGTCTTCGCGCGCCTGCTCGAAGAGGGCGCAGGCGGGCCGCTCGGCACCCTCGTCCCGCACGACCGGGCGGCCCTCTGGACGACGGCGGCGACGGGGAAGTTCCCCAGGAAGCACGGCGTCGTCTCCGGGAATCCGGTCCGGACGCCCGTCGGGGTCCTCCGACTCCGCCCGCGCCTGCCCGGTCTCGCGGGACCGTTCCCCCTCCCCTTCGCCCGGCCCCTGCCCCTGCCCGGGAGCACGCCCGGGCGGCGAAGCCTGGCGTTCTGGGAAGTCCTCGCCCAGCGCCGGCACGAGGCTGCCGTCCTCGGCTGGCCTGCGTCCGGGCCGCCCCGGGAGGGGCTGGTCCTCTGGGCGACGGAGGAGTTCTTCGGCGGTGGCGCGCCGGAAAGCTCCGCCCTGCCCGCGGCGCCGGCGGCCCGTGCACGGCTCCTCCTGCTGGACGCGGGGAACCTCGACAGGTCCCTCGCGCGCGCCCTCGAGCCGGCAGGCCTGCCCGAAGAAGAGCGGCGCCGGGCCGGCGCGGGCGACGGAGCGGCGCGCGATCTCGGCATCGTCGGCGCGACCCTGGCCGCGGTCCCGACCGGCCCGGGAAGCGTTTCGGCCCTCGTCCTGTCGGGGCTCGCCGGTCCGGCGCGGGTCTGGGGCCCGTCCGCGGACCCGCGGCGGTACTTCGGTCCCCTGCGGCGCGACGCCGACCTGGCGGAAAAGGCGCTCCTCGCCTACTACCGCTTCCTCGACGACACCCTCGGCGACCTCCTCGAGCGGGAAGGACGCGACCGGACCCTGTGCGTCTTCTCCCCCTCCGGCTTCGGCCCCGCACCACCCCTCTCCGCACTCGTCGACCTCCTGGGCGGGAGCGCGCCGGCCGCATCCCCGGACGCGGGGGACGACGGATTCCTCGTCTTCTGGGGTTCCGGCATCCGTGCGAACGTGAGACTCACCTCTGCCGATATCGTCGACCTCGCGCCGACCCTCCTCGTCCTGGCGGGAGAGCCGATCGCGCGCGACATGGACGGACGCGTCCTGGCGGAGGCGTTCGACGAGCGCTTCACCCAGGGGACGAGCATTCCCGTCGTGACGACGTTCGAGCCCGGAGGGCCCCAGTGA
- a CDS encoding dihydroorotate dehydrogenase electron transfer subunit yields MVVNEALRILRTVRYDAAHFSVFLQAGSIAAAAKPGQFVMVQAGDGLRPYLRRAFSVADVTTVAGVPGFELVVRAVGVGTEALGRFAEGTPIPVLGPLGVPFPIDDLKQSDRVALVAGGIGLAPLVLLSRRLAERGIPADLFYGGRNESEVLKRPDFERFLGAHRCRYATDDGSLGKKGRVTDILGSALEAGTTYRRVYACGPLPMFRTLAAMLESAGVEGSFALESEMACGFGVCLGCVLPGRDGRFHTICTEGPCLPPTAIDWGRV; encoded by the coding sequence ATGGTGGTCAACGAAGCCCTCCGCATCCTCCGCACCGTCCGCTACGACGCGGCCCATTTCTCCGTGTTTCTGCAGGCCGGGTCGATCGCCGCGGCCGCGAAGCCGGGGCAGTTCGTCATGGTGCAGGCCGGCGACGGCCTGAGGCCCTACCTGCGCCGCGCCTTCTCCGTCGCCGACGTGACGACGGTGGCGGGCGTCCCCGGCTTCGAGCTCGTCGTGAGGGCCGTCGGGGTGGGCACGGAGGCTCTCGGACGCTTCGCCGAAGGGACGCCGATCCCGGTCCTCGGGCCGCTCGGAGTGCCGTTTCCGATCGACGACCTGAAGCAGTCCGACCGCGTGGCCCTCGTGGCGGGAGGAATCGGCCTGGCGCCGCTCGTCCTCCTCTCCCGGCGGCTCGCCGAGCGCGGGATCCCCGCCGATCTCTTCTACGGCGGGCGGAACGAGAGCGAGGTGCTCAAGCGTCCCGACTTCGAGCGCTTCCTCGGCGCCCACCGCTGCCGCTACGCCACCGACGACGGCTCTCTCGGCAAGAAGGGGCGCGTCACGGACATCCTCGGCTCGGCCCTCGAGGCGGGAACGACCTACCGCCGGGTCTACGCCTGCGGCCCCCTGCCGATGTTCCGGACGCTGGCGGCGATGCTGGAGTCGGCCGGCGTCGAGGGCTCCTTCGCGCTCGAGTCGGAGATGGCCTGCGGTTTCGGGGTCTGCCTCGGCTGCGTCCTGCCGGGCCGCGACGGGCGATTCCACACGATCTGCACGGAGGGGCCCTGTCTCCCCCCGACGGCCATCGACTGGGGCCGCGTGTGA
- a CDS encoding dihydroorotate dehydrogenase, which yields MSVDLSVHLGRLLLRNPIATASGTFGYGLEFAEFVDLGALGAISVKGLSLRPCLGNPPPRICETDAGMLNAIGLQNVGIEEFLDGKLPKLVEKGATVIANVWGDTEAEYRAVVERIGDDPRVAAVELNVSCPNVVKGGMVFGNDPAALHALVAAVRSATRLPLVVKLSPNVTDVVTAAKAAVDGGADVLSLINTLVGLSIDVETREPKIGFTTGGLSGPAIRPVALRMVWEVRRALPNVPIFGIGGIETVEHVLEFLIAGANAVQVGTANFRDPGVCGRLVRDLELWCERHGVSRVADLSGTLKTRPRPEKAYA from the coding sequence ATGAGCGTCGACCTCTCCGTCCACCTCGGCCGCCTCCTGCTGAGGAATCCGATCGCCACGGCGTCCGGAACCTTCGGGTACGGGCTCGAGTTCGCCGAGTTCGTCGACCTCGGCGCGCTCGGCGCGATCTCCGTCAAGGGGCTGTCGCTGCGCCCCTGCCTCGGGAACCCGCCGCCGCGCATCTGCGAGACCGACGCGGGAATGCTGAATGCCATCGGCCTCCAGAACGTCGGCATCGAAGAGTTCCTCGACGGCAAGCTCCCGAAGCTCGTCGAGAAGGGCGCCACCGTGATCGCGAACGTCTGGGGCGACACGGAGGCCGAGTACCGCGCCGTCGTCGAGCGGATCGGTGACGACCCGCGCGTGGCGGCCGTCGAGCTGAACGTCTCCTGCCCGAACGTCGTGAAGGGAGGGATGGTCTTCGGCAACGACCCCGCGGCGCTTCACGCGCTCGTCGCCGCCGTCCGCTCCGCGACGCGCCTGCCCCTCGTCGTGAAGCTCTCGCCGAACGTGACCGACGTCGTCACGGCGGCGAAGGCGGCCGTCGACGGCGGGGCCGACGTCCTCTCCCTCATCAACACGCTCGTCGGCCTCTCGATCGACGTCGAGACGCGCGAGCCGAAGATCGGCTTCACGACGGGTGGTCTCTCCGGGCCCGCCATCCGTCCCGTCGCCCTCCGGATGGTCTGGGAGGTCCGCAGGGCGCTGCCGAACGTCCCGATCTTCGGGATCGGGGGCATCGAGACGGTCGAGCACGTCCTCGAGTTCCTGATCGCCGGCGCGAACGCCGTCCAGGTCGGCACGGCCAACTTCCGCGATCCGGGCGTCTGCGGCCGCCTCGTCCGCGACCTCGAGCTCTGGTGCGAGCGGCACGGCGTGTCGCGCGTGGCCGACCTGAGCGGGACCCTCAAGACGCGGCCGCGGCCGGAGAAGGCCTATGCCTGA
- a CDS encoding RNA-binding S4 domain-containing protein, which yields MAREKKREEEADAGGVRLDVFLDVACIYPTRSQAKEACEGGKVDLNGSAAKPHRTVKPGDTLQVTVPGRRRTLVIKAVAEHHVPKAQARTLYEETTPELTPDQAEARRLERLLAPKRDASAGKLSRREREDRGRLRGY from the coding sequence ATGGCGCGCGAGAAGAAGCGCGAGGAGGAGGCGGACGCCGGGGGCGTCCGCCTCGATGTGTTTCTCGACGTCGCCTGCATCTACCCGACGCGCTCGCAGGCCAAGGAGGCGTGCGAGGGAGGCAAGGTCGACCTGAACGGCTCGGCGGCAAAGCCCCACCGGACGGTGAAGCCGGGCGACACGCTCCAGGTCACCGTTCCGGGCCGGCGGCGGACCCTCGTCATCAAGGCGGTCGCGGAGCACCACGTCCCGAAGGCCCAGGCCCGGACGCTCTACGAGGAGACGACGCCCGAGCTGACACCCGATCAGGCCGAGGCCCGCCGGCTGGAGCGCCTCCTGGCGCCGAAGCGGGACGCCAGCGCCGGAAAGCTCTCGCGGCGGGAGCGGGAAGACCGGGGCCGCCTGCGCGGCTACTGA
- a CDS encoding ArsA family ATPase, which produces MRILLYTGKGGVGKTTVAAATGLTLAARGLRTLVMSVDAAHSLADAFDLDGRLADKRRGVPVAVAENLWIQEVDVTEEIGRHWQDISGYIATLLAVTGVEEVLAEELAIFPGMEEVSALLYVNRYAREQAYDVLILDCAPTGESLRFVSLPPTLDWYMKKLFRIERSILKVARPVAEKMTGVPLPPERYFDNVQALAEKLDGVDALLKDPKTTTVRLVTNAEKIVMRETQRAFMYFGLYGFTVDAVIVNRLLPEGLEDHFFDKWRRTQAQFLSEAKRYFDPVPIWTVPLKDDQVVGLADLARLGGDLFAAIDPAASFRTTAPYKYQKKAGHYLLTLELPFVEREDVELAVASGDLIVTLGNFRHHIPIPRTLSGHVPTKAKVEAGRLTVRFEPAREEAGRG; this is translated from the coding sequence ATGCGAATCCTCCTCTACACGGGCAAGGGCGGGGTCGGCAAGACGACCGTCGCCGCCGCCACGGGCCTGACCCTGGCGGCCCGCGGCCTGAGGACGCTCGTCATGTCGGTCGACGCGGCCCACTCCCTCGCCGACGCCTTCGACCTCGACGGACGCCTCGCCGACAAGCGGCGCGGAGTCCCGGTCGCGGTCGCGGAGAACCTCTGGATCCAGGAGGTCGACGTCACCGAGGAGATCGGCCGGCACTGGCAGGACATTTCCGGCTACATCGCGACGCTCCTCGCCGTCACCGGCGTGGAGGAGGTCCTCGCGGAGGAGCTCGCCATCTTCCCGGGGATGGAGGAGGTCTCGGCCCTCCTCTACGTCAACCGCTACGCCCGCGAGCAGGCGTACGACGTCCTGATCCTCGACTGCGCGCCGACCGGGGAGTCGCTCCGGTTCGTCTCCCTCCCTCCGACGCTCGACTGGTACATGAAGAAGCTCTTCCGGATCGAGCGGTCGATCCTGAAGGTCGCCCGTCCGGTGGCCGAGAAGATGACGGGCGTTCCCCTCCCGCCGGAGCGCTACTTCGACAACGTCCAGGCCCTCGCCGAGAAGCTGGACGGCGTCGACGCCCTGCTGAAAGACCCGAAGACGACGACCGTCCGGCTCGTGACGAACGCCGAGAAGATCGTCATGCGAGAGACGCAGCGCGCCTTCATGTACTTCGGCCTCTACGGCTTCACGGTCGACGCCGTGATCGTGAACCGTCTTCTCCCGGAGGGGCTCGAGGACCACTTCTTCGACAAGTGGCGCAGGACGCAGGCGCAGTTCCTCTCGGAAGCGAAGCGCTACTTCGACCCGGTTCCGATCTGGACCGTCCCGCTGAAGGACGACCAGGTCGTCGGGCTGGCGGACCTCGCCAGGCTCGGCGGCGATCTGTTCGCCGCGATCGACCCGGCCGCCTCCTTCCGGACGACGGCCCCGTACAAGTACCAGAAGAAGGCCGGCCACTACCTGCTCACGCTCGAGCTCCCCTTCGTCGAGCGCGAGGACGTCGAGCTGGCCGTCGCCTCGGGTGACCTGATCGTCACCCTCGGGAACTTCCGGCACCACATCCCGATTCCGCGGACGCTTTCGGGCCACGTCCCGACGAAGGCCAAGGTCGAGGCGGGGCGCCTGACGGTCCGCTTCGAGCCGGCCAGAGAGGAGGCCGGGCGTGGCTGA